TCCCATTCATGTGTAAGTTGGATGACCCAGAGGAAGTCCACGACCCGCGAAATTGGGAAAAAGCTAACCCGATGCTGCGCTATAACAGTGACCTCAGAGCTCAAGTTGAGCAAGAGTATGAGACCGCAAAAGTGACACCCTCTCTTATGGTTGAGTTCATGACAAAGAGAATGAACTGTCCTACTGAGAACCTGGCGACGGCTGTTGCAACTTGGGATAACATACTGGCGACTAATCAAAACCTGCCAGAACTAGTTGGTCAGAACTGCATAGGGGCCGTAGACTACGCACGCGTGCGCGACTTTTGCGCTGTAGGATTGCTTTTTAAAGTTGCAGATAAGCGCTACTGGATACATCACACCTTTATCCCCGCCTCGGCTTTAGTCGTTCAGAAGTTTAATTTTGATATTGAGGCTGCGGTAAAACAAGGACTCTGCACAATCGTGCAGGGTGAAACAATAGAGCCAGACATTGTGGCGGACTGGTTTGAAGTGCAAGCTCGTAAGTATCGAATACAGCGGGTCTGCATGGATGACTATAAGTATCAATACATGAAACCTGAGCTTTCGTCACGCGGATTTGAGCCATGGATTGTCCGAAACGGGAAAACGACGCACACGAAAGTGCTGCCCCTTGTTGATATGTTGTTTGCTAAACATAAACTTGTTTTCGGAAATGACATGATGATGCGCTGGTATACAAATAATACCTATTTGGATATTGATACAAAAGGCAATGTAAGCTTTGAAAAAATAGACCCTGAGAAACGTAAGAACGACGGATTTATGGCGCTGATTCATGCACTGACGCAAGATGGGGAGTTAAAAGAAGTAAGACGTATTAGACGTAAACCACGAAGCTACAGCTATTAGGAGGTGATAATTTGGGATTACTAGATGCTTTTCTGAGCCTGGGCACAGGCAGTAAAAAGAATTCATATGAAGCTCGAAAGGAGCGAATGGATTACTTAATTGAAGAGGTTACAGCAAATATATACTTCAAGCAATTAGCTGTTCAAACAAGTGTAAACTTAATCGCGAAAACATTAGCAAGGTGCGAATTTAAAACATTCAAAAATGGTAAAGTCCATAAAGGGGAAACTTACTACAGTCTCAACATAGAGCCAAACATAAATCAATCGAAAACAGCCTTTTTAAATGATTTAGTCTCACAGCTCATATATAGCGATGAGGGTGCTCTTGTTGTACAGACAGACGATATGCAGTTACTGGTTGCGGACTCATATCAGCGAAATAAATATGCAGTTAAGTCAAATGACTATCAATTTGTCGAATCTAACAATTATGTTTTCCAGCGTACTTTTTATGAGAAAGACGTACTGTTTTTAGAGCTAAACAACAAGCAAATTCGTGCGACTATTGATGGCCTTTACGACAGCTATGGGAAACTGATATCAGGTTCTATTAAAAACTATAATAGGAAGAATGCGCGAAAGCTTGTGCTTAACATCAGTGCTCTTTTCGACCAGGAGTTTGACAAGTACGAAAATGAAGGTGATGAGGAATCAGAAGCAGATAAACGAATCGACGACCTCATGAATAACCGATTTAAGAACTTTTTTGCCGAAGGAGACTCCGTAGTTACGCTAGAGGAGGGACTAAAGCTAGATGATTTCAGCAGCTCGGATACAAAGAATCAAGCCAGTAGCCGTGATATTCGTGCCGCGGTGGATGATGTTATTGATCTCGTCGCTATGGCGTTTCATATCCCGCGCGGTCTGCTAAAAGGTGATGTGGCGGACATTGAACAGATGACTAATAACTTTTTGACATTCTGCATTAATCCTATCATCGAACAGATTGAGAACGAATTAAATAGAAAACTATTTACAAAAGAGGAATATTTAGCAGGTAATTGCGTTAAAATTTCAACGGACCGCATCAAAGCCTTTGATTTGAAGGACATCGCGGGAAGTATGGAAGTTCTAGTACGTATTGGTGCCTTTAGTGTTAACGATGTGCTTGAGTTTATCGGAAAAGAACGAATTGACGAGGCTTGGGCTGATGAGCATATTATTACGAAGAACTACGCAGAGATTGATAAGTACTTGAAAGGAGGTGATGAAGAATGACAAAACGGAAATTTTCTTGTTTCAATTTTAAAAAAGATACAGAATCGAATACTGCTGAAATCGATATTTATGGCGACATCGTAGCAGACGGATATCAGTGGTACGAGTCAGACATCACATCATTTGATTTTAAAAAGGACTTGGACGCATTGGGAGATGTTAGCAAGATTTACGTCAACATCAACTCTAACGGTGGCTTCGTATACGAGGGGCAAGCTATCTACAATCAGTTAGTGCGTCACCCAGCACAAATCCATGTCCGCATCGATGGCATGGCGGCTTCTATCGCTTCGGTAATTGCGATGGCCGGGGATATCATTGAAATGCCAGCGAATGCACAGATGATGATACACGAACCGGCAGGCGGCGCTTTCGGAAATAAGTCAGACCTTGAGTCAGCCATCCGCGCGTTAGATGCAAGTAAGCAGTCTATCATCGCCGCCTACAGGACACATACAACCTTAGAGGTGAGCGAAATCGAGTCCATGATGGCAGAGGAGAAGTGGATGTCGGGGCAGGAGGCTTATGAGCTAGGCTTTGCCACATTAGTAACAAATCCGTTACAACAAGTAGCATTAGCGAAAAGCCCTGTTACGAATACATTCAGAAATGTACCAGAGAGCTTAGCAAGAGAAGAGCAAACCAAGTACGAACCAGCCAAGCAATCCCTGGACTTAGATGCACTAGTCATGGCGGTCGCAGCTAAGATACAAGATAGTAATGTACTTCGTTCGCTAGAGCCGTCAAATAAAGCGACAAATAAAGCAACAAATAAATCAACAAAGGCGAGTCCACTTTTCGATGCTTTTAAAGCATTGTCTGAGTGAACGCGCTTTTAATTTTGAGGAGGAAGTTAAAATATGAAAAACCCAGACAAAGTAAAAATGGGAAAGGAACAGCTTCAAGCCGTTCTTGACAAAGCAATGACATCAGAAGACCCTAAAGTCCAAGCAGCAGCTATCTCAGAGTGGTCAGAAGGGTTCCAGGCGCAATTAGTAGCGGAAGCAGAAAAAGCAGCACGTGCGGGACTTACAGACGACCAGGTGATGGCACAACGAGGGCTCACTGTGCTAAATACACAAGAGCGAGATTTCTATAACACCATTATCGAAAATAAAGGATTAGATAATCTGGATGTGGTAATCCCAGTTACTGTATATGACCGCATCTTTGAAAACCTGGAAGAGCAACATCCATTGCTAGCGGCAATTGATTTTGTCAATACCACCGGGATTACCCGTTGGTTATATCGTAAAGCCGATGCAGAAGGCGCTTTATGGTCTGATGTAACAGATGCCATTACAAAGGAACTCAGCAATGGCTTTCAAAAGATTGAGATTGGCCAGACAAAACTTACTGCGTTTATCCCATTGTATAACTCCACGTTAGAGCTTGGACCAGTTTGGATTGATAAGTTTATTGTGACATTGCTATCCGAATCTCTAGCTATTGGTCTTGAAAAAGCTATCGTAACAGGTACAGGTAAAGATATGCCAATCGGCATGGACCGGGACCTCGATGGGGCAGTCGTTGGAGGAGAATACCCAGTAAAAGAGGCGAAGGTCCTTAACGATTTACTGCCACAAACGCTAGGGGAAGAGATTATGGCGCCTCTTACACTAGACGGTAAAAGAGCGGTTTCGGATATCATTTTCGTGCTTAACCCATTGACATACTGGTCTAAGTTCTTCGGAGCGATTACGACAATGACATCCGCTGCGCAGTATGTGCAGACGTTACCTATCAATGCACAAAATATCCAATCGCGTTATGTTGCACAGAACAAGTTAATCGTAGGGGTCCCAACTGACTACTTTATGGGGATTGGTACAACCGGGAAAATCGAATCTTCTAAAGAATATCGCTTCCTTGAAGACCAAATCGTTTTCGCGGCTCGCCAGCTGGCCAATGGCCGTCCAAAAGATAATGTTTCCTTCCTGGTATTTGACATTGAGAACCTAAAGCCACTGTTAACCCTGATTAAAGAGTTAGATACACCCAGCTGAGCCCGTACCAGTTCGAAGTACGGGTTACGCAGAAATGACGAACAATGAGCTCAAAGCAATTCTTGATAATCTAGGAATCACTTACAATGCAAAAGCGACTAAGGCGGAATTACTATCGCTGATTGAAGGTGCTGATATTGAGTGAATTTGATTTAAAAGAATATGTTAAGCGCGGGTGTGCAATCACTTGGAATGACCCCGCGCTCGATGAGCAAATCGAAGAAGCAAAAGAGGACCTGCGAGACATTGCAGGTGGCTCTATTGATTTCAGCAAACCTGGCAGTGCTACGCGTTTACTGAAAAACCGCGTACGATATGAGCGCAACGGTGTGGGTTCGTTATTTGAGTCTGACTATCGCTCGGAATTGCTAAGGTTCCAGCTTAAGCAAGGACTAAAAGGCGGTGCTGTGAATGACTACTCAAGCGAGAACTGATGTATTCAACGACGGATTGCTTGCGTATGGAAGCGTAGAAACAAAGCGAATTAAGGGGAAGGCTGTAGGGAAAGTGTTTTCTGAGGCTGGCAGGCTTTACTTCGCCTTTATGGAAGCCCGCTCCTCAGATTATGCGCTAGCCGAGGGCGACAATATTTCTATTGATTTAAAGGTCAAGACCCCCTACGAGCCCGGTTTTTCAAAACAAAAACCAGGTCAAGTAGTCCTTGAGGGTGAGCAGTATGACGTCGTAAGCTTAGACTGGGATGCTGGGAAAACGAAGCTCTTTTGGTATCTACAGAAAGGTGGCGAATAACATGCCTTTTAACCCAGCCGGTATTGATGATAATTTCATATACGACACCTTAGCCTCGGGAGAGATACCTGTTTTTAGGGGCTGGCCAACAACGGAGGAGATACAGAATAGTAAATACCATTTTATATCTTTTAGTCGAGAGGGCATAGAAAAGGGCAGTAGCCCGGCTTCCTATATTGAGAGGGTAGTAGTTTCTTATGTCTCGCCTTCCACTTCTGAAACCGCAGCAGATTTAGAGGATATAATTGACGTGCTTGTGAGGATGGGTCTTAATTTTAGGGATTCTACTGAGGATACACTGCTGTATAAGGATACCAAAGAAGAATACACAGTAATGCAAATTACTGTAACAAGACCGCGTTTATACTCTAAACAGGAGAGCGATGTAAATGGTAAGGTTTGAGCTTGATGCCAGCGACCTAGAGCAGTTACTGAAAAAAATAGCTGATTCCCCTGGTGACGTTGAGAAAGCAATAAACCAGTCTCTTGAAAAAGAAGGTGCACCACTTGCGATTGAGGGCATCATAAGACGTATGCCTGTCAGTCAAGGAGGGGCTAAAAAGGTAAGAGAGAAAAGTCATGCAAAATTCTCTAACCCGCTAATCAAAAGGATGGAAAATTTAGGTTTTGAAATAGTGGCGAAAGGTGGAGCCTCAAGCAAAAAAGGCTCTTTTGGGTATTTAGCCTTCCCTGACGAAGGGCGAGGCTCATCTAATCTCATCGCACAACACTTCTTTAATGAGGGGATGACAGATAGAACACCTCGCATACTAGAAGCATTAAACGAAGCCCTGGACAGGGCAATAGAATTTTGAGGAGGAAATATAAATATGGTAGTTAAAAAAGAATATTTTGCTTACGATTTTTCCAATGTGCACTGGCTGAAAGTGGATAAGGAGGGCAAACTAGGAAAAGGCGTTCTCTTCGGAGAGTTTTCCAAATTTGAAGGGGAGGCATCGATTAAAACCGTAGCACGAAAAGCGGAAGGGGTTCCCGTGGAAGAGGTCAGTAAACCGGAAATGATGGAGGGAACACTTACGGGACATATCCTCCTGTCCGTCGCTCGAGAGCTTTACGGTCTAACCACACAAGGATTACAAGAAGGCATCTGGGCGTATGGCTCAAACTCTAAAACAGCAAACTTTGCTTTAACAGCAGAGGAGCGCGACATGTACGGAGAGCCTCATTTACTTGCATTTCCGAATGTATCTGTAACTGGTGGCATTAAGTGGAGCTTAGAAAACGGCTCAGAGGAAGTTGCAGAAATTGAAATCCCAATCAAAGCAATGCGTGACTCAAGCGGTAACCTTCGATACGACGCATTAGCAAGTGAGGTTACAGATGAGAAAGTGAAAGAGAAATGGCACACTGACTTTAGCCCAGATATGGTCAAAGAAGACTATACATTTCCCAGTTAAGCCCCAGAATTTGAGAGTTTCGGCGTTTACGGATGACTCCATCACGTGGGCGTGGGACTCAGTCGAAGGGGCCTCTTTTTACAGAGTCTATTTAGGGGGAGCACTAACACAAGAAGAGACAACCGATACCACATTTGTAAGTACTAATTTATCACCAGAAACGGTATACAGCGCTAAGGTTTCAGCTGTCTCAAAATACAACAAGGAAAGCGAAGTAACAGAAGAAGTAAGTCAGAAAACAGCTGTTATTGCAGCAGAATAATAACAACAAAAAGAGCCTAGAAATGGGCTCTTTTTTTTACTTGGAAATGGAGGCTAAATTGTATGGCTCAAATTGAATTGAAAAATCACGGAATGGTTGATATAGATACACAGCTTACAGCAGCAACATTTATGGACTTGCAGGATGAGGGCATTGTAGACAAGGACTTTTTAGATAAGATAGTGAATGCTACAGCAGAGGCAGATTTACCACTGCGACTTAAACTTAACACATTGTATGCAGCATATCGAGAAGCAAATAAAGTAGAATACTTGAGTTACGAGGAGTTTATCCGCTCTTATCAGATAGATTACATCCAGTTAACATACTGCATAGGTGCAGTAATCACAAAGCAGGATGTTGAAACATTCAGCGGATTTGCTGACTCACTTATGAAAAAAATTCCTAAGTCAGCAGGCAGTGCGGGGAAGTAGCTTTCCCAAAAGTCACATTTGGGACTGTAGAGGACTTATACAGCTATTATGTTGATTTTTTTGGGATTAGTGAAGAGGTATTTTGGAATCGTCCATTTTTTCAATTAAACAGATATGTGAAAAATAAAATCGCAGTAGACGCGTGGAAACAACATGTGCAGAAGGAGGCGGCAAAGTAGATGGCTAGAGACAACGAAAAGAAAATAAAATTTAAGGTTGATAACCAGCAATACAATGCTGCCATGAAACAGATGAATGCGGATACTGCGAAACTAAATAAAGAGTTTCGATTAGAGCAAGAGCAACTTAAAGAAACGGGTTCTGCATCAGATAAGCTAGAGAGCCAAATGAGTAAACTTGCGAAAGAGCAAGAGCTCACAGGCAAGAAGATAGAGACAACAGGGCAGCATCTTGATGAGGCTAAAAAGATTTTTGGAGACAATTCCAAAGAGGCGCAAAATCTAGAGAAGAAACTGCTGGATTTACAAATAGCAGAGCAACGTCTTGCTAATCAATCAATAGATACAGCACGAAAGATAGAGTTGTTAGCTAAGTCTGAAAATGAAGCCAATAGCTCATCAGCGAAGCGAAGACAAGAACTTTCAAAACTTGAGAGCGAGCAGGATAGGCTTTCACGCTCAAATGAACGACTTGACCAGGAACTGGAGCTACAAATAGCCACAATGGGTGATGGTGCGAAGGAAACGGACAAACTGAAAGCTTCTCAGATGGTTCTAGGAAAGCAGATGGGGAACACTGCGAATCAAGTGAAAAACTTAGAGCAGCAGCTAGAGCTAGCTAAAAGAGAATATGGAAAGAACTCGCAGGAAGTTGAAGCGCTGGAAAAGGAGCTTTTATCGGCCAAGACCGCTTATGCAAATTTTGGTAATGAGCTAGATAAGACTAATAAAGATTTGGGTGTTTTTGGTGTAAAGACAAAAGCAGCGGGAGAGAACATCTCTAAAGCTGGGGCAGGGATGTCAGCTGGCATCACCGTCCCCGTCCTTGCCATTGGCGCAGCTTCTATACAAGCTGCTGAGAATGTAGCGGACTCACAAAGTAAAATCACAGGCGCATTAGGTGCGACAGAAGCCCAGACTGCGGAGCTTTCAGCTACTGCTCGGACAATCTACTCTAACGGATATGGTGAATCACTAGAAGA
The sequence above is drawn from the Listeria monocytogenes genome and encodes:
- a CDS encoding terminase TerL endonuclease subunit — encoded protein: MIPYKYHPAISEWMYMVDSGEVPSSQEMKDLMPFLRAKLDAPNAFVDNKRIDNALANAERFFELKQYPFQKFLLTFITYVFVRNEQGELELMFNEYFIYAGRGFGKNTILSESSFELTTSNHNVKNYNVDIVATSEEQAMTSFKDIRDMLENNKEFMKSRYSWSKTEIRNRKNGSTIKARTSNPKTKDGGRPGAVGFDEAHAYDSYKSFNVHTTGLGKVPFARRFYLTTDGYIRGSVLDDIKERAKMVLRGELPNSKLFPFMCKLDDPEEVHDPRNWEKANPMLRYNSDLRAQVEQEYETAKVTPSLMVEFMTKRMNCPTENLATAVATWDNILATNQNLPELVGQNCIGAVDYARVRDFCAVGLLFKVADKRYWIHHTFIPASALVVQKFNFDIEAAVKQGLCTIVQGETIEPDIVADWFEVQARKYRIQRVCMDDYKYQYMKPELSSRGFEPWIVRNGKTTHTKVLPLVDMLFAKHKLVFGNDMMMRWYTNNTYLDIDTKGNVSFEKIDPEKRKNDGFMALIHALTQDGELKEVRRIRRKPRSYSY
- a CDS encoding phage portal protein; translation: MGLLDAFLSLGTGSKKNSYEARKERMDYLIEEVTANIYFKQLAVQTSVNLIAKTLARCEFKTFKNGKVHKGETYYSLNIEPNINQSKTAFLNDLVSQLIYSDEGALVVQTDDMQLLVADSYQRNKYAVKSNDYQFVESNNYVFQRTFYEKDVLFLELNNKQIRATIDGLYDSYGKLISGSIKNYNRKNARKLVLNISALFDQEFDKYENEGDEESEADKRIDDLMNNRFKNFFAEGDSVVTLEEGLKLDDFSSSDTKNQASSRDIRAAVDDVIDLVAMAFHIPRGLLKGDVADIEQMTNNFLTFCINPIIEQIENELNRKLFTKEEYLAGNCVKISTDRIKAFDLKDIAGSMEVLVRIGAFSVNDVLEFIGKERIDEAWADEHIITKNYAEIDKYLKGGDEE
- a CDS encoding head maturation protease, ClpP-related, with the translated sequence MTKRKFSCFNFKKDTESNTAEIDIYGDIVADGYQWYESDITSFDFKKDLDALGDVSKIYVNINSNGGFVYEGQAIYNQLVRHPAQIHVRIDGMAASIASVIAMAGDIIEMPANAQMMIHEPAGGAFGNKSDLESAIRALDASKQSIIAAYRTHTTLEVSEIESMMAEEKWMSGQEAYELGFATLVTNPLQQVALAKSPVTNTFRNVPESLAREEQTKYEPAKQSLDLDALVMAVAAKIQDSNVLRSLEPSNKATNKATNKSTKASPLFDAFKALSE
- a CDS encoding phage major capsid protein; the protein is MKNPDKVKMGKEQLQAVLDKAMTSEDPKVQAAAISEWSEGFQAQLVAEAEKAARAGLTDDQVMAQRGLTVLNTQERDFYNTIIENKGLDNLDVVIPVTVYDRIFENLEEQHPLLAAIDFVNTTGITRWLYRKADAEGALWSDVTDAITKELSNGFQKIEIGQTKLTAFIPLYNSTLELGPVWIDKFIVTLLSESLAIGLEKAIVTGTGKDMPIGMDRDLDGAVVGGEYPVKEAKVLNDLLPQTLGEEIMAPLTLDGKRAVSDIIFVLNPLTYWSKFFGAITTMTSAAQYVQTLPINAQNIQSRYVAQNKLIVGVPTDYFMGIGTTGKIESSKEYRFLEDQIVFAARQLANGRPKDNVSFLVFDIENLKPLLTLIKELDTPS
- a CDS encoding plasmid partitioning protein produces the protein MRVSAFTDDSITWAWDSVEGASFYRVYLGGALTQEETTDTTFVSTNLSPETVYSAKVSAVSKYNKESEVTEEVSQKTAVIAAE